The Phaeodactylum tricornutum CCAP 1055/1 chromosome 8, whole genome shotgun sequence genome has a window encoding:
- a CDS encoding predicted protein: MAAPIVTISYNELVSFDSDDPDDNLVLKVGESFGSNLNCLGILAVTDIPNFSSQRQALLPLASKLPALPDLDAVIRSETLFSTGWSHGKECLVPGRPDVAKGSFYGNPRTDSFLKDLTARDGRAELWNKLAIQHPEFYADNVWPESLPILREAFKNMGQTLLHVGVLVAAVCDVYCHRHGVETHFRDTLLRSLNCTGRLLHYFDMSENNSKEKDAMWCGWHNDHGLLTGLVPGMYIDTTTGQPVACTDNSAGLYIQTRAGSVVKVTLPSNACGFQIGETSQIQSGGILQATPHAVRPSSQSSITRESFAVFLEPEFHEPLAIPSGK; the protein is encoded by the exons ATGGCGGCTCCTATTGTCACTATTTCCTACAACGAGCTTGTCTCATTTGACAGTGATGATCCTGATGATAATCTGGTACTCAAAGTGGGGGAATCTTTTGGGTCTAATTTAAACTGTTTGGGCATCCTAGCCGTAACTGACATTCCTAACTTTTCGTCTCAACGGCAAGCGCTGCTGCCCTTGGCGTCTAAACTACCTGCGCTACCTGATCTGGACGCGGTAATTCGATCTGAAACGCTATTTTCGACAGGATGGTCGCACGGTAAAGAATGCTTGGTCCCTGGGCGGCCCGATGTTGCCAAGGGAAGTTTCTACGGCAATCCACGCACAGATTCTTTTTTGAAGGATCTGACTGCTCGGGACGGTCGGGCCGAATTGTGGAATAAGCTGGCGATTCAGCATCCCGAATTTTACGCCGATAACGTTTGGCCAGAGTCTTTGCCGATTTTGCGGGAAGCTTTTAAAAACATGGGACAAACGTTACTCCACGTGGGAGTATTAGTAGCTGCCGTTTGTGACGTGTATTGCCATCGACACGGTGTCGAAACTCATTTCCGAGATACTCTGCTACGATCTCTCAACTGCACAGGGAGACTCTTACACTACTTTGACATGTCCGAAAATAACAGCAAGGAAAAAGATGCAATGTGGTGTGGTTGGCATAACGATCAC GGTTTACTGACAGGTTTAGTCCCAGGTATGTACATAGACACTACCACGGGTCAACCCGTTGCATGCACCGATAATTCCGCCGGTCTCTACATTCAGACTCGAGCCGGCAGTGTGGTCAAGGTCACTCTGCCGTCAAACGCTTGCGGTTTCCAGATTGGCGAGACGTCGCAAATTCAGTCGGGTGGCATTTTACAGGCGACGCCTCATGCCGTTCGACCTTCATCACAGTCATCCATCACGCGAGAATCCTTCGCAGTCTTTCTAGAACCTGAATTTCACGAACCCTTAGCAATTCCATCAGGAAAA
- a CDS encoding predicted protein, protein MPQHEHMERHAKLHGRRFDAEERERKKEARMVHKRSEFAQKVHGIRAKLYQKKRFKEKATMRKTIAMHNERNNKHADDDAVADGAVPAYLLDRQGVSRAKVLSNTIKQKRKEKAGKWEVPIPKVKPVADDEMFKVMRTGKKQNKAWKRVVTKCTFVGDSFTRKAPKYERFIRPSGLRMRKANVTHPELKTTFQLDILGVKKNPSSQIYTNLGVLTKGTILEVNVSELGLVTTTGKVAWGKMAQVTNNPELDGCVNAVLLV, encoded by the coding sequence ATGCCGCAGCACGAACATATGGAACGCCACGCCAAGCTTCACGGCCGTCGGTTCGACGCCGAGGAGCGTGAGCGCAAAAAGGAAGCGCGTATGGTGCACAAGCGCTCCGAATTTGCCCAAAAAGTACACGGTATTCGGGCGAAACTCTACCAAAAGAAGCGGTTCAAGGAAAAGGCCACCATGCGCAAAACGATCGCGATGCACAACgaacgcaacaacaaacacgcggacgacgatgccgtcgCCGATGGGGCCGTACCGGCCTATTTGTTAGACCGTCAAGGTGTCTCCCGTGCCAAGGTTTTGTCGAATACGATTAAGCAAAAGCGGAAAGAAAAGGCCGGAAAATGGGAAGTGCCCATTCCCAAGGTCAAGCCGGTAGCCGATGACGAAATGTTCAAAGTCATGCGGACCGGTAAGAAACAGAACAAGGCGTGGAAGCGTGTGGTTACCAAATGCACCTTTGTAGGAGACTCTTTTACCCGGAAAGCTCCCAAATACGAACGCTTTATTCGACCCAGCGGGTTGCGAATGCGCAAAGCCAACGTCACACATCCCGAACTCAAAACAACGTTTCAACTGGACATTCTCGGAGTCAAGAAAAATCCCAGCAGTCAAATATATACAAATTTGGGAGTACTTACGAAAGGAACAATCTTGGAAGTCAACGTTAGTGAATTGGGTTTGGTCACCACTACGGGTAAAGTGGCTTGGGGAAAGATGGCACAGGTTACCAACAACCCCGAACTAGACGGTTGCGTCAATGCCGTTTTGTTAGTGTAA
- a CDS encoding predicted protein produces MVLFLLYVKAELENVASVKLRREANLCFDVKNPLSDFEVREKVVLNSSETLDQEENAREPPHHFSLKWEGSKKSSILTILDEKEAKTALKKKKGVKVPSSYDIDDSGNWGAILAVECRGLEPTAFFPMGDDFVIESKGGSMFTEDVELGEGDWADYDEENDEPVSMSEIEFKWEAA; encoded by the exons ATGGTGCTCTTTCTCTTGTACGTTAAAGCTGAGTTAGAGAATGTAGCTTCCGTTAAACTCCGCCGAGAGGCAAACCTGTGTTTTGACGTGAAAAATCCGCTATCTGATTTCGAAGTCCGTGAGAAAGTCGTCCTAAATTCGTCCGAAACGCTCGATCAGGAAGAAAACGCTCGGGAACCACCGCATCATTTCAGTCTCAAGTGGGAAGGCAGTAAAAAGAGCAGTATTTTGACGATACTGGACGAAAAAGAGGCCAAGACTGcactgaagaagaaaaaaggcgTCAAGGTACCTAGCAGCTACGACATTGATGATTCAGGAAACTGGGGGGCGATACTAGCAGTAGAGTGTCGCGGCCTCGAACCGACCGCCTTCTTTCCAATGGGTGACGACTTTGTAATTGAGAGCAAAGGCGGGAGCATGTTTACAGAAGACGTTGAACTCGGTGAGGGCGACTGGGCGGAttacgacgaagaaaatgaTG AGCCTGTATCCATGTCGGAAATTGAGTTCAAATGGGAAGCTGCATAG
- a CDS encoding predicted protein, translating to MKLFSETAKKKRHRSDSIDSLANFRQNLPVYAYRTELLRAIRSPKIVLVTASTGSGKSTQIPAYLIDSEHVMAVTQPRRVAATTLAQRVAHEHQGIVGHQIGYRVRFDDCTRSDTQLTYVTDGMLLREAMVDPLLRKYSIIFLDEAHERSLQTDILLGVVQRARKSRQQSYSRRPLQIVVMSATLQVQTFEDFFGKENVVRIEIPGRQFPVQMLYTSVPAEDYMEATLATILQIHTHEEAGDVLVFLPGQEEIEDLATLLRGNTVSQLLANGVLICLLYAALPPEAQLAAFAEKPEGCRRKIILATNIAETSVTLPAIRYVVDTGKHKLRQILATGMDSLTVESVSQAQAAQRAGRAGRIGPGLCFRLYTEDAFERLDPDSLPEILRVGLAQVILQLKGMGVQDPTTFDFVTPPDTSSLVRAAKLLYALGAVNDAMELTDYGKKLAKLPLDPVFGHLLLKSAEYSCTSEMLTAVAVLSAENVFYRPTTGEVIAKAAAAHRRFASHEGDLPTFLNVYQAWEREASYHSRVLHGEWCQRNFVSGRSLGRAYHVRQQLRSTCLRPAEKNGLGMDVNVTCGKDRESFLKCAAAGLFLQVASRTKAETEIDSRGNETVSIHPTSTMFGRHPAPACVVFTELVTTKKTYIRGVTQIREEWLHEVAPVFYPK from the exons atgaaGCTCTTTTCTGAAACagccaaaaagaaacgacACCGCTCCGATTCCATTGATTCATTAGCGAATTTCCGGCAGAATCTCCCTGTTTACGCATATCGCACGGAGCTACTTCGAGCAATACGGAGTCCCAAAATTGTCCTTGTTACTGCTTCAACTGGTAGCGGCAAGTCGACCCAGATACCGGCCTACTTGATCGACAGCGAGCACGTCATGGCCGTCACACAGCCTCGACGAGTTGCTGCCACTACCCTCGCCCAACGCGTGGCGCACGAACACCAAGGCATTGTGGGACACCAAATTGGCTATCGCGTAAGATTTGACGATTGCACTCGCAGCGATACCCAACTTACCTACGTGACGGATGGTATGCTCCTGCGAGAAGCCATGGTGGATCCACTCCTACGAAAATATTCGATCATATTTCTCGACGAAGCGCACGAGCGATCCTTACAAACTGATATTTTGCTCGGTGTCGTGCAGCGTGCGCGCAAATCACGACAGCAGTCCTACAGTAGGCGGCCATTGCAAATCGTTGTCATGTCGGCAACACTACAAGTCCAAACTTTTGAAGATTTTTTCGGTAAAGAAAATGTTGTCCGTATTGAAATTCCTGGGCGGCAATTTCCAGTGCAAATGCTGTATACTTCGGTACCCGCCGAAGATTATATGGAAGCTACTTTGGCGACGATATTGCAAATCCACACCCATGAGGAAGCTGGAGATGTGCTAGTCTTTCTACCTGGACAGGAAGAAATCGAGGATTTGGCGACGTTGCTAAG GGGCAATACCGTATCGCAACTGCTCGCGAATGGAGTTCTCATATGCCTCTTGTATGCAGCCTTACCTCCGGAAGCACAGCTTGCGGCTTTTGCCGAAAAGCCAGAAGGGTGTCGTCGCAAAATAATTCTCGCTACCAACATTGCCGAAACGTCCGTTACATTGCCGGCGATTCGCTACGTTGTAGACACCGGTAAACACAAACTCCGACAAATCCTAGCCACTGGTATGGACAGTTTGACAGTCGAATCTGTCAGTCAAGCGCAAGCGGCCCAACGCGCTGGACGAGCAGGCCGTATTGGACCTGGACTCTGTTTTCGACTATACACTGAAGACGCTTTCGAGCGCTTGGATCCCGACAGTCTGCCTGAAATCCTTCGAGTCGGTTTGGCGCAAGTCATACTGCAACTCAAGGGTATGGGAGTGCAAGATCCCACTACGTTTGATTTCGTCACTCCGCCCGACACATCCAGCTTGGTTCGTGCCGCGAAACTGTTGTACGCCTTAGGGGCAGTCAACGATGCCATGGAGCTGACGGACTACGGCAAAAAACTAGCCAAGTTACCGCTAGATCCTGTGTTCGGCCACCTGCTTCTCAAGAGTGCCGAGTACTCGTGCACAAGTGAGATGTTGACGGCAGTGGCCGTCCTCTCTGCCGAGAACGTCTTCTATCGACCGACAACCGGAGAAGTTATCGCCAAAGCGGCCGCTGCCCACCGTCGGTTTGCGAGCCACGAAGGGGATCTCCCTACCTTTCTCAATGTGTACCAAGCCTGGGAACGAGAGGCGTCGTAC CATTCAAGAGTGTTGCATGGGGAATGGTGCCAGCGAAATTTTGTTTCTGGACGTTCCTTGGGACGAGCTTATCACGTACGACAGCAACTTAGGTCTACGTGTTTGAGGCCAGCGGAAAAGAATGGGCTAGGGATGGACGTGAACGTCACTTGTGGAAAGGATCGAGAAAGTTTTCTAAAGTGTGCGGCGGCTGGACTTTTTTTGCAAGTGGCCTCCCGCACCAAGGCAGAAACGGAGATTGATAGTCGGG GTAACGAAACAGTTTCCATCCATCCGACGTCTACCATGTTTGGAAGACATCCTGCACCAGCTTGTGTAGTGTTTACGGAATTAGtcacgacgaaaaagacgtACATTCGCGGAGTGACACAAATCCGGGAAGAATGGCTACACGAGGTTGCTCCTGTCTTCTATCCAAAGTAA
- a CDS encoding predicted protein, protein MVLKTPQDFEVHGLEDIQPAYADFPGKMYAGTLPTNNGSRRGEMMFWMFEPDTQLVPESMVIWLNGGPGCSSFNCGIMMEHSPVTQPLHAAGYCCLKPTPDLSINEHTWTKATTMLYVEQPIGTGFSYGDPLPETERDAAGDIDAFLQNFYGVFEHLKPYDFFIFGESYAGMFVPSFTRFIHLRNQKAIEDRDESRFLVPLKGAALGNGWVDGKIQGPATIDYSWWHGLIDKPTRDALHTQWNNCMYQLGTENDVEPPPFHPFNVQDDCGMMWGILQAAGNPNAYDITTWDPNVDQITFTSEGFYNTPAVIESLHAPTNITWHGCRWGEGRRRLVSAQQLEQHRRLYMDNDRPLSVVPYIAEVLDAGIPVLVYNGDRDMTTNMVGQELTLNAMEWSGKDDWLDAPRGLWKVNDYPAGWTKEHKGLTFIVVYNSGHMVPYNQAAPAYDLVTRFLKGQSYMDTVLPAIRIKALDTTEAKGQTNMFESTILDASVLPTLATSTTPAIENTLFLNASQWELIGVAAVSMIVGFSLAVFFLGKRAGIRKGRYQPVPDADI, encoded by the coding sequence ATGGTGCTCAAGACTCCCCAAGATTTCGAAGTCCACGGCTTAGAGGATATTCAGCCTGCGTATGCTGATTTCCCCGGCAAAATGTACGCCGGTACCTTGCCTACAAACAACGGCTCTCGGCGCGGCGAAATGATGTTTTGGATGTTCGAGCCAGATACTCAGCTCGTGCCAGAATCCATGGTCATATGGCTAAACGGAGGTCCAGGATGCTCCAGTTTCAACTGCGGGATCATGATGGAACACTCACCCGTGACACAACCCTTGCACGCGGCGGGGTACTGTTGTCTCAAACCGACACCGGATCTCTCGATAAACGAGCACACGTGGACCAAGGCTACCACAATGCTGTACGTGGAACAACCCATCGGGACGGGATTTTCGTACGGGGATCCTTTGCCCGAAACGGAACGGGACGCTGCCGGAGATATAGAtgcctttttgcaaaacttTTACGGGGTCTTTGAGCACCTCAAACCCTATGactttttcatttttggagAGAGCTACGCGGGAATGTTTGTCCCTAGCTTTACCCGCTTTATTCATCTGCGAAATCAAAAAGCGATTGAGGATCGGGACGAAAGTCGTTTTCTTGTCCCTTTGAAGGGAGCCGCGCTCGGTAACGGTTGGGTGGACGGAAAGATTCAAGGTCCCGCGACGATTGATTATTCCTGGTGGCACGGACTTATCGATAAACCGACCCGCGATGCCTTGCACACGCAGTGGAACAACTGCATGTACCAGCTTGGAACAGAGAACGACGTGGAACCACCACCCTTTCATCCCTTCAATGTGCAGGACGATTGCGGTATGATGTGGGGTATTCTTCAAGCCGCAGGCAATCCCAACGCCTACGATATCACGACCTGGGATCCAAACGTGGATCAGATTACATTCACTTCCGAAGGTTTTTACAACACGCCCGCGGTGATTGAATCCTTGCACGCGCCAACAAACATAACCTGGCACGGGTGTCGATGGGGTGAAGGGCGTCGCCGTCTCGTTTCAGCCCAGCAGCTGGAGCAACATCGACGTCTCTACATGGACAACGATCGCCCGCTGTCGGTTGTTCCCTACATCGCCGAGGTTTTGGACGCGGGCATTCCCGTGCTGGTCTACAACGGAGATCGTGACATGACGACCAACATGGTGGGACAAGAACTCACACTCAACGCGATGGAATGGAGCGGAAAAGACGATTGGCTAGATGCTCCGCGTGGCCTGTGGAAAGTCAATGACTATCCTGCAGGCTGGACAAAAGAGCATAAAGGGTTAACCTTCATTGTTGTCTACAACAGTGGCCATATGGTTCCTTACAATCAAGCCGCACCGGCCTATGATCTCGTCACGCGGTTTTTGAAAGGCCAAAGCTACATGGACACCGTGCTACCCGCGATACGAATCAAAGCGCTCGATACCACGGAGGCTAAAGGTCAGACAAACATGTTTGAATCCACCATATTGGACGCCAGCGTTTTGCCCACGCTGGCGACGTCCACCACCCCTGCCATCGAGAACACCCTTTTCTTGAATGCTAGTCAATGGGAATTGATAGGAGTTGCCGCCGTCTCCATGATTGTTGGTTTTAGTTTGGCCGTGTTCTTTTTGGGCAAACGGGCAGGGATTCGCAAGGGGCGCTACCAGCCGGTCCCCGACGCCGACATTTGA
- a CDS encoding predicted protein produces MNNQVGSKTMITSAVNVERHPSVSMMDPHSRPEDRNCPINPHPHHDYRIALYYCYLPIPTKTMVTEHVDFHNMIGQRYSLGGRVRISPEGLNGVLSGKLQDLKRYAYDLEQELDRLHYTTENQRKWDLDIKYCLLREDIPVEAQLFANLVAKATKTVISLVDTDESQQQRSNRRRKSEPNKVPNNPHFVAQNILDQGLHQHKPATHLSPGEWDDYLGELTAANDPSKVILLDCRNVYESNVGHFLVPQASTILTNTRKYAELPHVLLSQRDRLLQSDHIFMYCTGGVRCERASVFLQAMLENQCNEEDSDSPGETKKKPQIYQLHGGIQRYLEQENPSLYKGKNFVFDPRRTDPKHDNSTVGTCLLCHQPHDDYDNGHAPATNKEARCWNCRILILVCDDCRQTVACSNEVHDEALPRMYCGGKEERCLHVPPVRILNSER; encoded by the coding sequence ATGAACAATCAGGTCGGCTCCAAAACGATGATAACATCTGCGGTAAACGTTGAACGTCATCCCTCTGTCTCCATGATGGATCCTCACTCGAGACCGGAGGACCGTAACTGTCCCATCAATCCACACCCACACCATGATTATCGAATAGCACTTTATTACTGCTACCTTCCCATTCCGACCAAAACCATGGTGACCGAACATGTGGACTTTCACAATATGATTGGACAGCGCTACAGTTTGGGCGGAAGAGTTCGCATCAGTCCTGAAGGACTCAATGGAGTTCTGAGCGGGAAGCTGCAGGATCTGAAACGGTACGCCTATGATCTCGAACAAGAATTGGACCGGCTGCACTATACAACAGAAAACCAACGCAAATGGGACTTGGATATCAAATATTGCCTGCTCCGTGAAGATATTCCCGTGGAAGCACAATTGTTTGCTAATCTTGTGGCCAAAGCCACTAAGACTGTTATTAGTTTAGTTGATACGGACGAATCACAGCAGCAGAGAAGcaatcgtcgtcgaaaatccGAGCCGAACAAGGTACCAAACAATCCGCACTTTGTCGCACAAAATATTCTGGATCAAGGATTGCATCAGCACAAGCCAGCAACACATCTATCTCCGGGGGAATGGGATGATTACTTGGGCGAATTGACTGCCGCGAATGATCCATCAAAAGTTATATTGCTGGATTGTCGAAACGTGTACGAAAGTAATGTTGGGCACTTCCTCGTGCCCCAGGCGTCGACCATATTGACCAATACTCGCAAGTACGCTGAGCTACCCCACGTACTGCTTTCTCAGAGAGATCGGCTCCTGCAATCGGATCATATTTTCATGTATTGCACGGGCGGTGTACGCTGCGAACGCGCTAGCGTCTTTTTACAAGCCATGCTCGAAAATCAATGCAACGAGGAAGACTCTGACAGTCCGGGCgaaacaaagaagaaaccaCAAATTTATCAATTACACGGTGGCATCCAACGCTATCTCGAACAAGAAAATCCTAGTCTTTACAAAGGCAAGAACTTTGTTTTTGATCCGCGACGTACCGATCCTAAGCACGACAACAGCACCGTAGGAACTTGTCTCTTGTGTCACCAGCCCCACGACGACTATGACAACGGCCACGCCCCCGCAACCAACAAGGAAGCCCGCTGTTGGAATTGTCGTATCCTCATTCTGGTCTGCGATGACTGCCGTCAAACCGTGGCCTGTTCGAATGAAGTTCACGACGAAGCTTTGCCCCGCATGTATTGTGGTGGCAAGGAAGAACGGTGTTTGCACGTTCCACCCGTTCGAATTTTAAATAGTGAACGCTGA
- the PHOD gene encoding phosphodiesterase/alkaline phosphatase (inorganic ion transport and metabolism) codes for MESQGKECPKHNALESPRCFHGTPASRTDGLENGSSERSPTDRRQEDASIGHYETEGLGEPSSTGARQGLGGRHRRKRRYVPIATNDGTWSSAPLCMKILTVVTIALAVDVVILMVYIFEAKPLHTYGVSEHGDGANSTTNAWTITDTDNSGIPFIPWKALPPTEQTLTRIAFGSCASQHMPQPYWDVLVSYQPDITLLMGDNVYGDCDEDTCAVLQQAYRDFATHPSVQGAARQLSVWATLDDHDYGANDANANNVHKDLARQLFADFFQYHDLPPDGVYQAKVWGLQDGRRLQLILLDTRYSRGLFEQSHEEMTPYRPSGANASEQVMLGARQWQWLEETLAQPADLRLLVSSIQVLNDGTGEEAWRQLPLERQRLYELLQNKSTVILSGDRHVGGFYETPLMYGDVLREVTASSWTHSVALAGDRNCVDTLTALECDEIDPRRVGSFVRENNFGTIEIDWESRLFTVSLRRAESTNGIVYLDPTRHHNKTSDAGTILSSQVHSF; via the coding sequence ATGGAGAGTCAGGGGAAGGAATGTCCAAAGCACAATGCTTTGGAATCCCCCCGTTGCTTCCATGGAACTCCTGCGTCTCGTACAGACGGCTTGGAAAACGGGAGTAGCGAACGGAGTCCAACAGACCGCCGACAGGAAGACGCCTCTATTGGCCATTACGAGACCGAGGGTTTGGGGGAGCCGTCGTCTACTGGTGCCCGACAAGGTTTGGGTGGTCGTCATCGCCGGAAGCGACGTTATGTTCCCATCGCGACGAACGATGGTACCTGGTCTTCTGCACCACTGTGCATGAAGATTTTGACCGTCGTTACGATCGCTCTGGCGGTGGACGTGGTCATTCTCATGGTGTATATTTTCGAGGCGAAACCTCTCCACACGTACGGCGTTTCCGAGCACGGAGATGGTGCTAATTCCACAACAAACGCATGGACGATCACCGATACAGACAATTCAGGAATACCCTTCATTCCTTGGAAAGCTTTGCCGCCCACGGAACAAACCTTGACTCGTATCGCTTTTGGTTCGTGTGCTAGTCAGCATATGCCTCAGCCGTACTGGGACGTCCTGGTATCGTATCAGCCTGACATAACGCTACTCATGGGTGATAACGTCTACGGAGATTGCGACGAAGACACTTGCGCGGTACTGCAACAAGCCTATCGGGATTTTGCTACGCATCCGTCGGTACAAGGAGCCGCACGACAACTCTCCGTTTGGGCTACGCTGGACGATCACGATTACGGCGCCAACGATGccaacgccaacaacgtCCACAAAGACTTGGCACGGCAACTATTTGCCGACTTTTTTCAGTACCACGACTTGCCTCCCGATGGAGTGTACCAGGCAAAGGTTTGGGGACTGCAGGATGGTCGCAGACTCCAGCTTATACTACTGGATACGCGGTACAGCCGTGGTCTCTTTGAACAAAGTCACGAGGAAATGACACCGTACCGACCCAGTGGCGCAAACGCATCGGAACAAGTCATGCTGGGTGctcggcaatggcaatggcTGGAAGAAACACTGGCGCAACCAGCGGACTTACGACTGCTCGTCAGCTCCATTCAAGTCCTAAACGACGGAACGGGCGAAGAAGCGTGGCGTCAACTTCCACTGGAGCGACAACGACTGTACGAATTGCTGCAAAACAAGTCTACTGTAATTCTTTCTGGAGACCGTCATGTGGGTGGCTTTTACGAAACACCTCTAATGTACGGAGATGTTTTGCGCGAAGTCACGGCCTCCTCATGGACGCATTCCGTCGCTTTGGCAGGCGATCGGAACTGTGTCGATACATTGACGGCTTTGGAATGTGACGAAATTGATCCCCGACGCGTCGGCTCTTTTGTAAGGGAGAACAATTTTGGGACCATTGAAATTGACTGGGAATCCCGTTTATTTACGGTCTCCTTGCGAAGGGCCGAAAGCACGAACGGAATCGTGTATCTGGATCCTACTCGTCACCACAACAAAACCAGCGATGCGGGAACAATTTTATCATCACAAGTTCACAGCTTTTAA
- a CDS encoding predicted protein → MTKHFLGNSSGMMRILCFVLILLGRQLCFGVEPEVTSEFLDACTEGNLEVLQETLRIHPTWVNGRSPEGETCLHVAAIMGHPETTALILKKGGDPNIRTTFADGLRMHPLSWNVYGGHVETARVLLQHGAQVNADFDHLVKENGQTKPITVLDMVSDVIGTDAGSKEP, encoded by the coding sequence ATGACAAAACATTTTCTTGGCAACTCATCGGGGATGATGAGGATACTGTGTTTTGTGCTTATTCTACTGGGACGACAATTATGTTTCGGAGTCGAGCCTGAGGTCACGAGTGAATTTCTCGACGCTTGTACGGAAGGTAACTTGGAAGTCTTGCAAGAAACCCTGCGAATACATCCTACGTGGGTAAACGGTCGGTCACCAGAAGGCGAAACTTGTCTGCATGTGGCGGCAATTATGGGACATCCCGAGACAACCGCATTGATTTTAAAAAAGGGTGGCGATCCCAATATCCGCACGACCTTTGCAGATGGACTCCGGATGCACCCTCTCAGCTGGAACGTCTACGGCGGTCACGTGGAGACGGCCCGAGTCCTACTCCAGCATGGTGCCCAAGTCAACGCGGACTTTGATCACCTGGTAAAAGAGAACGGGCAAACAAAACCTATCACGGTGCTGGATATGGTCTCGGACGTCATCGGGACCGATGCCGGGTCGAAAGAGCC